The nucleotide sequence tatgAGTTAGCCGCTCATTTAGGTTAGTTGGTTTGTTTTCCCGGGCTTATAATTTAAaagcaccatacattggggacaatgtatcccaagtgtggggatgggggagccTGGGAAGGGATTCGTGGATAAAGCTTTGAAGAGATTGAAAGTGGTTGAAAtcgatgaaaatgaaaaaaattgaaaattttaaaatttttcaacgCCTTAAACAAGCTAATTGGATACGAAAACCTGAAGTTTCAATCACTAATAGGCTTCTTACCGGTAGTATACTAGATAAGCCCCttgtcatggttgtccctttaagtttcatgagagtaggttTGACAAGTATTTTATAGGAAATGAGTTGAAAAGAGATGTCTCATGTTTTTAATTGCATATGCTACATGTCGTTAACCTTTTTACCCTTTCTTGGTGAGATCTTGAGCCTGTAGACGGAGAGGATACATTATATGGATTCATTTGTTGAGTACAGGCTACgtgttattctgtgttagaacttgtatgatttgATACATGTTGAGACTGTGGGTTTGACATGTGAACATatatgataaaggcattaggatttcCCTTTACACCTTTGTGTTTGTGTTTCTCTTGTGTTGGTCACCAAATCTCCCTTAGTAGCCCTGTTAAGCCTAATTACCTTTCGTTTGTTCGCCCATTGTCTATTGTGAAAAAAACCGACCGTGATGATATTGTTAtgaaagaaaaaagaagaaaatttgaaaaagaaaaaaatagaaaaatatgtgaaaaaaatgagaaaaaagaagaaaaggacAAAAATAGAAGTGTATGAATATCGTCTATgttcttgggtagaaaccaacccaatAGTATAAGTTGTGTTTGAATAAAGTTATCACGGTTTGGTTATTGTTTGTGAGCcaattagaaaagaaaaaaaactcaaaaataaTTTCCTACCTTTACCCTAAGCCCAAAACCTGAAAGTCCTTTTGATGTGTGCCATGTTAGATGATACAGTGGATGTGTGATTGTCAAACAAGCCTATAATTACAGGATTTCATGTTTGCTTTTTGAGTGTtttatatactagcacattacacgctagtccaGATATTAACCTAGGAGGAGAGTTCATTGTGAGGGGTGTGTAGCATGTGTCTAATTGTAATCATGTTAGTTTTAGATAGACAAGTCTTAAGTTTTTAAAATTGCATCATTTGCTTGTCAtactgtcaatctcgattgtgtcagtctatgggatgAGTATGACTTGGGACTTAACAGGTTGAATCAGATAAGGGGTTTAGAGGTATTGTTACTGTGGTGACTACTTCTAgttggtttgcttgaggacaagcaaaggtaagtgtggggatgtgatggatgGGTTTAGGAATGTGATTTATATGTGTTTAATGTCTAATCTTATGCATATTTGGTTGTTTATATGTGTGGAATTGGATAACTACGAGAAAATGATGTTTTGTAGGTTAAATACGAAGATTGGATGAGTTTTGGGGAATGTTAATGGATTGAAAATGAAGATATTAGAAGATGACATGATAGAGGGTTGAATTACGAAGACGTGGGTGAAAACGGTGCGTAAAACAGAGCTAAAACTAAGAGGTTACGAAGAAAACAATTTTGGAAGAATCTGCCgaccgtaagctacggttcaccaaccgtaggctacggttggGTGCTGATGTTGCGGTTCCCAAACTGTAGCCTGCGGTTTGGGTTACGGAAAAACGCAAATTTGAGGGTTTTTATGATATATTAGGGTTGGTTAATGTGGGCAATGATTATCTCATCTTCCAAGTCGAACCCAGGCACCTCTAGGGCATCAAGATCGACCCTTTTTCACTCCAATCCATCATTCATCACACCGAATCATCAACCACGATCATGAATTCATCATCAATCcaagcttttgaagattcttcgtgcgagatgagcggctaaactttttgtggtttcctccggatggagggtttttgtaagttgatTGATATTATGTGTTGACACAATCGTTTTAAcctggtgatctaagcattcgatgcttttcaccattgATTTGATTTTTTGATTGTAAACAATTacgtttatttaaaccttaatttctaagcattcagttcctcctaagttcctttgaccaatttagaattagttcttctagttgaaataactcgtcaaggagcatttcccctagaatatctggctgggcgcattcgagggagagatagtgcttatttttactttcgcccctcttaagggtataaggaatcggtgggtctatatagtggggcctataatttaggaaataacattttaattcttcatgttcgcctccacataatcgacaccacataccataagagtgccgaaagtaaaaagaattactatcactcatgtttgtgtcagaaattaccaaccgccgggatctaacggttctgttttcagtaagagaatcttgggcacgggggcgtgttgagtggacaaggcctcgtgttcagcttactgtctgacttaaaacaggattgacagttccaatgattgagcacgggggcgtgttcagcgggcacgacccgtgctgagctctgcagaagctgaaaaaaataagaaaaatcctaaaaattaaaaagaaaaataaaaatatgattaggccgttgattcctaactttgttaaaatccttgtgtccccggcaacggcgtcaaaaacttgatgcgtgtgtagtgtaatatatttttaatatataattaagccttttttacacctttagccaagttttaaatttataaaacacgatattcactaacactaaacacacatatgggcaagtgcacccatcgtggacgtagtatagtgttggtaagataccgaggtcgtccaaggacacaagagcttttaataccggtttatcctcaacgtctaatcaaatcaaaaggtgagaaaaatgatttttaaactaagaaaataaaaactaactaaatgcagaaaaataaaaataaagtaaaaaaaaacagatagacaagattgaatcacttggatccgaaacgtgtattagtataacctttgattattttcgcacttttgcacttgtttaagagattatcttagttattgtagtaggcccctcttttgaaggcgacgttaccctcaacccagtagtttgagtcagcaaggatacaatcctaaagggtcggattattgaaagataatgaattaagttattaatgcaaattatggtaggccccgctttcggcggtgacgttaccctcggctaagtagtctgagtcagcagggatacagtcctaaatagccgggttatagtattaatagtagttaacttatgagggggtcaaagagtttggatccccgccatccaatacctatgggcattgaagtagatcctactaaatttgacccaggtcccaagcaggacctctaaacgctgaacaagggcaagacccttaccaaaccgttcccttaacccccgaccaggtagccaacatacctccatatagaccgtggagatatgaatggtgaaaatcttttattttatatagacagtaaaataatgccaagacaccacggacaaacgataaggaaagatcaccttcaacataagcaacaatacaaaaccaaataaaaagtgcaaaagattaaaaataaaaagtattatattaaacacttgtcttcaccaagtgatgtaagagacttaggcaaacatggccttgattgtcaagaactcttacgatcaatcttggatcccgagacgactcacacactctatgatggacaatggatgatggtggtggatgatggtgttatgctggtggtgggtggtggatgaagtgtgagagaggtggtgtgccaagggatgagatggaatgaaaccaagcacccctatttataggctgaacagaaggctgggcacggccccgtgtccgctggacacgcccccgtgcccgtctgacactctctcttctcattaattgtaattcgcaattacaattaatgcgcctgctgtactttcaccacgcccccgtgcccactggacacgaccccgtggtgggcaatggaagcttctacaagtttgtcttttatgctgcttcttgggcacggccccgtgctggctgagcacggggcgtgttcagacttctgttttctcttctttgctttggaggatgccgttgagggtccgggcagtctacttttattcctttccttgtatttatgccAAAATTAGTtgttcagacttctgttttctcttctttgctttggaggatgccgttgagggtccgggcagtctacttttattcctttccttgtatttatgccaaaattagttgtctttttgcttcttttgtgaatttgagctcatttcatcctgaaaatacaaaaggaagacaaaaacactctctttccaacattagtacttaaaaagggttagttttatgccttaattgatgtgatttatatgttgtattttacacacatcactttcCACAGTCCTCCCTTGGTTCGATACCCTGCTTTTtctatactaatagtttaaataggtttttgcgtgtccataacgacagacatcatctgttaccaagctccggcgtgagaataagtaaacttgccgggaAATGAGAGGAGCTTATTCCGATGAGTGTGATCATCGGAATATTTCCTCTAAGGTGTGAATCTTAATAAATGTTCGTGTGTGTTTAATGTATGGGAATGTTGGTCGGAACCAATGAAAGGGGAGTAAATGAGAGTATATTGAATGTCATACCTGCTTGTTACCGTTTttctctccttatataagcaaaTAACCTTATCTTGCATGTGGGATATTGACTAAGATGATCCAATGGTTTCTGGTAATCTTCggggggctcagacacgtgtctgacccccagCGGCGAGATGATAGCCTCATTTAATGTTTTACGGCTGGAGAAGTACAAAGCCAGCCAAGATGCCCTTCACACCGGGCATTAAATACTTCCCTTTTTCTGAATCCTAGTTTCCCGCTCATATTTACATGGGCAAAGTCTTAATAGAGAAGTAAATTCATTTGTGGGCCTCATGTGTTGGGCCTTTATGGCATCAGCCCGAATCGGGTAAATGGAGCAATCCATTGACCCGTCATCAAGGGGTGACCGGGTTTTTAACACAAGTATAACACTAAATTTCTTTTTCAAGGTGGGCTGTCGTGGAGTACAAGAGTTTGGAGTTCTGATCGATCTATCCTCCAATCATAATAAGTTTTCTTGAATTCAAGTTGGGTATGGTTTACTTTCCACTGTCATGTAAACAACCACCTCAACGTCATATCAGAATCAGATTTCACTCTATTTCCATTTTCTTCCACTTGAGAGTGTGGTTCCACTTTACCATGTCACGtcatttttattgtttaaatACTTTTGTTTTAACAAACAAGAATATTAACAAAATAGAAAACAACTAATAATTAAAAAACTAGCGTCTATTAACAAAATAGAaaacaattaataaaaaaaactagCGTCGATCGTCGGCGCGAACTGTGATAAAATGTTCAACCAAATTCGTCCAAATATTATTATTGCGTATCTGCCAATTATCTTCTAATCCGAAAATCACTTCAACCTCATTTACATCGTCCCCAAGGTAAAATTCAAATGAATAAAACCAACCTAAATGAACATGAATAGTGTTCATTCAGGTTGTCGATATAACCAATGGTGTTAATCCACCTACCCAACACCTGGTCTTTCATCTTTAACCCGCGTGTCTTTGTGTGGATGTGTTTAATTGGATGATGAGGCGGTGCCTAGCGTCCTCATCAGATTTAGACGCCAAACCACAAGCAAATCACCAAATGTCCATCCAGAGAGAGAAAGTGATAGAGAGAGACGGAGGTTGTCGCAGCCCTTGTCTTCACTCCGCCGTCTCTGGCGGACGGTGGTGGTACTAAACCCGTCACCTTCACCATGGTGCCCGTCAGTTGGTGGCGGATGGTGGCGCCACCGCCTCTATCGGACGGTGGCGCTCTTGAATCCGCCGCCTTCGCCATGCTGCCAGGCGATCGTTGGTGACGGATTCACATGAGGGTTCCGGTGGTGTATCGGCGGTGCTTTTGATTTACTCCGGCAATAGGAACGATGGCCCTCATCTTTGTTTCACTCATCATATAGCGGCCAAGAAGATTTAAAGGTAATCTTCAGATTCGGTGTCTTTTAATTTATTATTGGATTAAACACTTATTTGGTTTTTTTATCTACTTTTACCCTCTTAAATAACACTATAACATATAAAACACTTGCCATCTTTGCATTTCCCAATTTTAGATGGTAGTTTAGGTGAAATAGTGTGATGTGTATAACTTTAATCATTAAAAAGACCATCCGGTTGTCAATTTGTCATTTGGAAATTGTAATGCATCACTTTATCTATTTATGTCTAAGAACAGAAATTATATAAATAGCAATCCTGATATGTCTACCTTTATATGGTCATTGTGAGATCATTTGTTAAGTAAAATTTTGTACAAACTATATAGTTGTTTGATATAATCTTGAGCTTTGAGAATTTGGGTaaaaggaagaaaaaaaaaagcaacTTATGGGGAGATAAATTTGCTTTCTGTGGTGTACATTACTTTTTGATGTGATACCTGCTCCATATGAGATATATGAGGTGGAAGGAACAAATTAATAGTAAAGAGGGTTTTTGGataaacaaattattattatatatatcaatttACATCGCCTACTTGCGCCAGAAATCTTTTCAACTTTTCGTTTCTGCCACTCAACTGTGTCTTCTTTGATTTCCCCCTCAACACATATCAGTTGCTATTTGGCTTCTTCATACCACTTTTTACACAGGTTCTTGAGAGATAATCTAGACAGAGGAAGGGAGAGAGGTGGTAGGCACGGTGGACGACCGACGGAGGGCAGCGGCTTACAACGCAGAAGACGGTCTTCATCGTTTTCCTCCGTCACTTGAAACCAGATCCGCCGGCTGTGGCTTCTAGAAGACGTACTGCCGACAGCATCGGCGAACTGAGATAGCGATCCTTTGTCTTTGAGATCAAAACGATATGAGAAAGAGGGAAAGAGGGCAGGGGCGGAGACAAGGCGGCGATTAGGGTTCCTGCGCAAGCTATTACTTCCATCAATCGATTATCCGGTCAGTATCGTTTCTGAATTCGATTCTTAATTTCATGTTTTTGGTAAATTTTGGTTATTTTACGGTGTTTCTTTTACTAGATCTATGGTTGCATGTCCCTTCAATGGATAGATTGACTACTTGCACAGTCGTCGGAATGATCTTCTCTCTCCTCCAGTGGTTCCTCCTCTCCAAAGTCTCCCTCTCACTTGATAAACCAGAGTTTATGGAGTCGTTGATCGAGGAAGAAGAAGGTGTTCATGATCATACCGTTATTCAGAACACTGTCTCTAAAGGtagtttagatctttgtgatttgTAGAATAATATTATGATAATTTGTGTGCGTAATTATGATTTTATGaatttatttttgtgattttgtaTTTTTGTATTATTGTATTATATATGATGTTTTTAGGCTTAATTATTGGAATATTGTTTGTTTGTTGCTGGGGAAATCTATTCCTCTATCCATGAATTAGGTTCTATGGATTGAAAATCAGGTTGATACTTAATAATTAATGATATTGTCTTTAAAAATTAGTTTATATATTCAATACGTTGGTTTGAGATGAAGTTTATGTTTCCTTCAAATTTTGGGATTGATGTGGTGGTATTTGGATATATGATGATAGAACTTGCAACTCTGTTGACAGGATCAAGTTCTACAAGATATGAGTGATCAAGATCTTTATCAAGCACTTGGTGATTTATAATGAAACTCATTTGAAAACTTTGTTCTATCACCTGTAGTGTTGTTGATTGATGAAAGGCGATTGATTATGTCaggtttaataaaaaaaattataattgcGGCTTAGTGATATTCGGCTGCTAATTGTATAGGTTATGTGTTAAGTAGTAAGTCCTAGGGTGGGGCTTAATGAAATCAGTGTAACCCGGGTTGCGACCGAGCACTAGAGAGAAATGATTTTGCTGCACATGATAAATTTGGATGGAATAATTATGATCTGGTTTGTTGATTCTGTtttatataggttttaatatataattaatataataaaatgataaatttggaTGGAATAATTAAGAATGTCATCAAACCTTAATTATATAAAAGTTAACTGACTTAAATGATTATTGTTGTTTAACCAATTATGTTGTCTTATATTGGAAGCCTATTTGGACAATCCATAAAAAAAGAAACAAGAGTAGTATGACTACGTGGACTACTTCATTCAAGTGGATTGCACCAAAATATTGTGGCAGGAAGAAAGGCGCTCGAACTCGTCATCTTAGGAGGTAGGGTTTaaatgttcttttttttttttgtggtaaATTCGTAATAACTATTGTTTTAGTGTGTTGTTTTGGTGATGAATATATATGTAATGTTGATGTAGGTGAGTGCAGTGCTTCATCCAAGAAGACCCAGTGTATCCTGGGTTTTACACTTTTCTAATACAAATCTATAGCATTGTGTTACCTTTGGGTTATGTATGTGTGTTTTACTTCTTTGCCACAACACAGAGTACAAGCCTACAAGCACCTACTTCCGATGACGACGTTCTTTTGTATAATTGCTTTTTAGACATATATTTGATCATAGTTTTCATCTGAGAGCTGGGTAAAGGTTAAAATTTTGTTGGGGCCAATATGAGTCGGTTGCTGCTAGGCGACTTCAAGAAACAAGAGTTCGAGTTCCGACTAACGCACACGACGAATTAAAAACTTCAAAAAGGAACTTTTTTGATGGTTGCAGATGATGAAGCCTATGAAGCTGAAACCTGAAACAACCCATCACCGTGCAGAACGTTTAATAGAAGCATACCTTTTGTACAACTTATCTACATAACACACTAGGTGTTAGTACATTAGGTGTTGGTATATGCTAATTTGTGATCAACTTTCTACCATTAATATTTGTATTTCCTTGATAGCAGGCTTGGTGATGTGCCTATGGAATGTAGGTGTAACAAACACTTAGGTTTTATCAACTATGATACATATGAAATGAATTCCCGCCGTGCGCACAATAATCGCTAATGCTTCCGAGCACAGCCCTGTAATTGTAAAGACATTGATAACAATGGTATTGATTGTTttgtaaaatattaaaaaaatagaatttaaatatatttaaataataataaaatctttTATATCACCTTTTAATCTGGCCTAGACCTCTGCTTCCAACAACTAGGAGATCAATATCCATTTGGTCTACAGCTTCAACCAGCATTTCCTTTGGATTTCCCCTTAAAACCAAGTATTCTACTTTTATCTGTTGGAATTGTTCAAGTGACGATCAAGAATATGAGATGTTACAAAAGAAAATATGAGCCGATTTATATGAAATTTAGGACGGTCGAGAAACATGATTAACCTTATGTTGGTCACATAATTCTGAGGCGCGAGCAAGGATTTTAGCAGCGCTTTCTTCCTCGGCTTTCACCACGGAGTCCCTCATCCCAGATGTTGCAAATAAAACTGCATGCCCCACAAATAAGCAGATAAGCGGTTTTAATAGTCAAAACGTTGATGATCAAGTTAGCAAATCTAGCACCCCTAGAGGTGTTCACGGTATGGTTTTGACAGTTTTTTTTCAAACAATGAGCCAAAGTTGTTAGTAACTTTTTTTTTACTATTGTAAAGCAAACAAAAACCAAACTGTTGAAATTAACACTCTGGTGTTCACGGTATGGTTTTGACGGTTTTTTGTCAAACAATGAGCCAAAGTTGTTAGTAACTTTTTTTTACTATTGTAAAGCAAACAAAAACCAAACTGTTGAAATTAACACTCTGGTTATGGTTTTGACGGTTTTTTGTCAAACAATGAGCCAAAGCTGTTAGTAacgttttttttttactattgtaAAGCAAACAAAAACCAAACTGTTGAAATTAACACTCTGGCTTTGGTTTGGTTTCACGGTTTAGGCCTATTGGCCtttaaaataaaatagtaaaaaacataaaatactatCAAAAGCAGTAATATTCCAGCAATTAATACTTAAAAGAGTGACTCTTTGTCTTTGTATTCTAAAGCAAAGTCTATTCATATGTGTAGTCTTAACTTAGAATGATTAAGGCTcatgtaaaatataaaaagttacaTATCCCATAATCATATGTTTAGGTccgttttttagtttttttacgTGCGGTTAAACCAAACCATTTAGTACGGTTTGAAAATTTCTAAGTTGGCCAAccaaaaaatatttaaaaaacgGGAGCCGTGTTGTAACCATTCTACagttgatgatgttgaaaaacaagctatgtgatgtgctaaaagtggtctaTAAAAACTAACTAATTTTAATCCTAAACTAGacactctaagttttaaatttataacctAAGACTCTCTAAAAAAAACCTAGCGCACACAGCCGgcatgtgacaccctaggaaaaccagtaaaccacgcaacctaactagcttcctcagtaaccacatgctaaatttcgggacgaaatttctttcaagttggggataatgtgacaactcgagtttccaagattccatcttcgcattcaatgcacgttaattgtttaagttgtttgtttacacgacttgtttgct is from Helianthus annuus cultivar XRQ/B chromosome 9, HanXRQr2.0-SUNRISE, whole genome shotgun sequence and encodes:
- the LOC110877012 gene encoding universal stress protein A-like protein; the protein is MRDSVVKAEEESAAKILARASELCDQHKIKVEYLVLRGNPKEMLVEAVDQMDIDLLVVGSRGLGQIKRAVLGSISDYCAHGGNSFHMYHS